TTTCACCAAAGACGGTGAAGGTTTTTCTAATTTAACCGACGAAGAGTTCAAGCACAATGTGGCTTTGACCAAAAAACATTGCTACCGTGGCGATGTGTTCCAATTGGTTTTATCACGACGTTTCACCCAAGGATTTAAAGGAGACGAATTCAACGTATACCGTGCGTTGCGCAGCATTAACCCATCGCCTTATCTATTCTTCTTTGATTATGGTGATTTCAAAATATTCGGTTCTTCACCCGAAGCTCAAATTATTGTAAAAGACCGTAAAGCCGAAATTCACCCCATCGCAGGAACCTTCAAAAGAACAGGCGATGATGAAAAAGATGCGGTATTGGCCAAACAATTATCTGAAGATAAAAAAGAAAATAGCGAACATGTGATGTTGGTGGATTTGGCTCGAAATGATTTAAGCCGCAACGGTCACGATGTGCAGGTTGAAAAATATAGAGAAGTACAATTCTTTTCGCATGTAATTCATTTAGTATCCAAAGTAACGGGACATTTGCACGACAAAGCCTCTACGATGCAAGTAGTAGCCGATACTTTTCCAGCAGGAACCTTAAGTGGTGCACCCAAACATCGTGCTATGCAATTGATTGAAGACTATGAAAAAACCAATCGTAACTTTTATGGAGGTGCCATCGGATTTATGGATTTCAAAGGCAATTTCAATCATGCGATTATGATTCGTACTTTCTTGAGTAAAAACCACCAATTACATTGTCAAGCCGGTGCTGGAATCGTAGCCGATTCGGATGAAGAAAGCGAAATGCAAGAAGTGTACAACAAATTACGAGCCTTGAATACGGCTTTGGATTTGGCAGAAACAATTTAAAATGAACACAATGAAAAAGATATTAGTCATAGACAATTACGATAGCTTCACCTACAATCTAGTTCACTATTTAGAAGACTTAGATTGCGAGGTAACAGTGTATAGAAATGATGAATTTGAAATGGAAGAAATTGCTCGTTTTGACAAAATTTTATTGTCGCCAGGTCCTGGAATTCCTGATGAAGCGGGTTTTTTGAAACAAGTCATTCAGCAGTACGGACCGACCAAAAGTATTTTTGGCGTATGCCTAGGACAACAAGCGATTGGTGAAGTCTATGGCGGAACACTTTCCAATTTAGACAAAGTCTATCATGGTGTAGCGACAAATGTCACTAAAGCGGTGAACGACGAATTGCTTTTTGAAGGCTTAGACAACGAATTTGAAGTAGGACGTTACCATTCTTGGGTAGTCGATACTAACCTACCCGATTGTTTGGAAGCTACTTCATTTGACGCCAACGGACAAGTGATGTCGCTCCGCCATAAAACCTATGATGTTAGAGGAGTACAATTTCACCCAGAAAGTGTCTTGACTCCTAACGGAAAGAAAATGTTAGAAAATTGGGTGAAAGCTTAAAATAAGAAAATGAAAAACATACTCAACAGACTGATCAATCATGAACTGCTTTCGAAAGAAGAAGCAAAAAATGTCTTGGTAAACATCTCCAACGGAGCCTACAACCCAAGCCAAATTGCCTCTTTCCTAACGGTCTATATGATGCGTAGCATTAGCATCGAAGAATTAGCCGGTTTTCGTGAAGCTTTATTGGATTTGTGTATCCGTGTCGATTTATCAGCTTATAATACAATCGATTTGTGCGGAACAGGTGGTGATGGAAAAGACACCTTCAATATTTCGACTTTGGCGTCTTTTGTAGCTGCTGGAGCCGGAATCAAGGTGGCAAAACATGGGAATTATGGTGTTTCGTCTATTTCAGGATCGAGTAATGTGATGGAAAAAATGGGAATCAAATTCAGTAATGATGCTGGTTTCTTAGAAAAATGTATGGAGAAAGCAGGAATCTGTATTTTGCATGCACCGCTCTTCCACCCAGCTATGAAAAATGTAGGTCCTATTCGAAAAGAATTAGGGGTGAAAACTTTCTTCAATATGCTGGGACCTATGGTAAATCCCGCTTTCCCTCAGAATCAGTTGGTAGGTGTTTTTAATTTAGAATTGGCTCGAATGTATGCGTATTTGTACCAAAACACCGATAGAAATTTTACCATTTTGCATTCACTTGACGGCTATGACGAAGTATCCTTAACTTGCCCAACCAAATGCATTACGAATACCAAAGAATTAATGCTGAATCCGGATGATTTTGGGGTGCGTTTATTGTCTCAAACCGAAATTGAAGGAGGTAAAACCATTGAAGCATCAGCCCAATTGTTTACGGATATTATTTCAGGAAAAGGAACTGAAGCACAAAACAATGTGGTTTGTGCCAATGCAGCAATGGCGATTGCAACGGTAACCCAATGCAGTCCTTTAGAAGGGTTTGAATTAGCCAAAGAGAGTTTGTTCTCTGGAAAAGGATTGCAAGCCTTAAAAACGTTACAAGAATTAAGTAAATAATTATCGAATGAACATACTCGACAAAATAATATTCGACAAACGAAGAGAGGTAGTGCTCAAAAAATCGATTATTCCAGTTTCCCAATTGGAAGCATCGGTATTCTTTGAAAAACAAACTATTTCGTTGAGCCATAATTTACGCAACAGTAATTCTGGAATTATTGCCGAACACAAACGACGTTCCCCTTCAAAAGCTGAAATCAATTACGGTTTTACCGTAGAAGAAGTAGTCAAAGGTTATGAAACGGCTGGTGCTTGTGGTATTTCAGTTTTAACAGATGGCAAATATTTTGGTGGATCATTAGACGATTTGTTGTTAGCTAGAGCTACAGTCAACATTCCGCTATTACGAAAAGAATTCATAGTAGACGAATACCAAATCTTGGAAGCCAAAGCCCACGGAGCTGATTTAATTCTGCTAATTGCTGCGGTGTTGAGCCGGGAAGAAATCAAGAGTTTGTCTGAATTTGCACATCGTTTAGGATTGGAAGTCCTTCTGGAAGTGCACAATCAAGAAGAATTAGAGAAATCGATTATGCCAAGTTTGGACATGATTGGAGTCAACAACCGAAATCTGAAAACCTTTGAAGTGAGTTTGGATTTCAGTAAAGAATTGGCAGCCCAAATTCCGAACGACTTTGTAAAGGTGTCCGAAAGTGGAATCTCTTCTATTGAAGCGATAACCGAATTAAAACCGTATGGCTATCAAGGGTTTTTAATTGGTGAAAACTTTATGAAAACCGACAATGCAGGTCAAGCGGCTAAAGAATTTATAGCTCAATTAAAGTAAGTATGAAACTCAAGATCTGCGGCATGAAATACCCCGACAATATTCTCGAAGTAGGAACGCTCCTACCCGATTATATGGGCTTTATATTCTGGGAAAAGTCGGCACGCTATTTTGATGGAACCCTACCTACTTTGCCCCAAAGCATTAAAAAAATTGGAGTTTTTGTCAATGCTAATAAAGAAGAAATTGAAGCACAGGTATTGAAACACGATTTGCAAGCGGTTCAATTGCACGGACAGGAATCAGTAGCTTTTTGCCATGAGTTAAAAAATACTTTGGCTAATACGACTGAAATTATCAAGGTGTTTTCGGTGGATGACACATTTGATTTTAACCAATTAGAGCCTTTCGAAACGGTTTGTGATTATTTCCTTTTTGACACCAAAGGAAAACTACCTGGAGGCAATGGAACCACTTTCGATTGGAAAGTACTGGAACAATATCCATCGCAAAAACCATTTTTTTTAAGTGGCGGCATTGGATTGGATGAAATCGATTTGGTCAAACAAATACTAAAAACCGATTTACCCATTATTGCTATTGATGTAAATAGTAAATTTGAAATCGAAGCCGGATTAAAAAACAAAGAAGAATTAGATCGTTTTAAACAAAAAATAAACTTTTAATAAGTACAACATGAGTTACAACGTCAATGAAAAAGGGTATTACGGAGAATTTGGAGGAGCTTACATTCCTGAAATGTTATACCCCAATGTAGAAGAATTACGTCAAAATTATTTAAAAATAACGGCTGAACCTGAGTTTCAAGCTGAGTTTGACGATTTGTTAAAAGAATATGTGGGACGCCCTACTCCACTTTATTTTGCAAAACGTTTATCAGAAAAATACAATACCAAAGTCTACCTCAAAAGAGAAGATTTGTGCCATACAGGAGCGCATAAAGTAAACAATACCATTGGGCAAATTTTATTAGCCAAACGTTTAGGGAAAAAGCGAATTATTGCCGAAACGGGAGCTGGTCAACACGGTGTAGCTACCGCAACTGTTTGTGCTTTAATGGGATTGGAATGTATTGTGTACATGGGTGAAATTGATATCAAACGACAAGCACCCAATGTAGCTCGTATGAAGATGTTAGGAGCCGAAGTACGACCGGCCATGTCGGGTTCACGTACCTTAAAAGATGCTACAAACGAAGCGATTCGCGATTGGATTAACAATCCGGTTGATACCTATTACATTATTGGCTCTGTAGTGGGACCACATCCTTATCCGGACATGGTAGCGCGATTCCAATCGGTAATTTCGAAAGAAATCAAAAGCCAATTATTGGAAAAAGAAGGAAAAGAAAATCCAGATTATGTGATTGCATGTGTCGGTGGAGGTAGTAATGCTGCAGGAGCCTATTACCACTTTTTGGATGAAAAAGACGTTACTATCATTGCTGTAGAAGCAGCAGGATTAGGAGTACATTCCGGTGAAAGTGCCGCTACCTCCGCTTTAGGAAAAGTAGGTGTTATTCATGGGAGTAAAACCTTATTGATGCAAACCCCAGACGGTCAAATAACAGAACCCTACTCTATTTCAGCAGGACTGGATTATCCTGGTGTAGGACCAATGCACGCCAATTTATATGCAACCGGTAGAGCACAATTCATCTCAATTACCGATGAACAAGCGATGCATTGGGGATTGGAATTATCTAAATTAGAAGGTATCATTCCGGCAATCGAAACGGCGCATGCCTTTGCGGTTTTGGACGAAATGAAATTCAAACCAAATGATGTGGTCGTAATTAATTTATCGGGACGTGGCGACAAAGATTTGAATACTTATATTGATTATTTTAAATTATAACATGAACAGAATCAATCAAAAATTACAAGAGAATAAAAAAATACTATCCATATATTTTTCTGCGGGTTATCCAAGCCTAAATGATACCGTACAAATCATTCAAGATTTGGAAAAAAGTGGAGTTGATATGATCGAAATTGGGTTGCCTTTTAGCGATCCATTGGCAGATGGACCAACGATTCAAGCGAGTTCCACCCAGGCTTTACATAATGGAATGACAACTCAAGTATTGTTTGACCAATTGAAAGACATTCGAAAAACGGTTTCCATCCCATTAGTGATTATGGGGTATTTTAACCCAATGTTGCAGTATGGTGTGGAAGAATTCTGTAAGAAATGTGCTGAAATAGGCATTGACGGTTTAATCATCCCAGACCTACCTGTGGATGTCTATGCAGACCAATACAAAGCCACTTTCGAGAAGTACGGACTGATCAACATATTCTTAATCACTCCACAAACGGCAGAAGAACGTATCCGTTTTATTGACAGCGTATCGGACGGATTTATTTATATGGTGAGTTCAGCAAGTGTGACGGGTTCGCTAACAGGTTTTGGAAACACACAAGAAAATTATTTCAAGCGAATAGCCGGCATGAATTTGAATAACCCGCAAATCATTGGATTTGGAATCAACAATGCTGAAACCTTTAAACAGGCAACACAATTTGCCAAAGGTGCCATTATTGGAAGTGCATTCATTAATCATCTTACACAGAATGGGACAGGAAAAATCGAAGAATTTGTAAATGGGATTCGATAGTCCGAAACAAAATTGTCATCTATGCCTCTACATCTGTTAGAGGCATTTTTTATTTAATTCGTTTCGATTTTAATTCTTTTAATTTTTGTTAAAAAAATGTTAAATTACATTTAAACAACTGTTTAATTAAACGGTTGTTTAATTTTGTTTTCGATAAATAAAACTGCATTGAAAAGTAATTTCACTGACAAACAGATCCATATTTTAGAAGCCGCAGAAAACTTATTTGCCGATAAGGGTTTTGAAGGCACTTCCATTCGGGATATTTCAAAAGTAGCGAAGATCAATATTGCCATGATTTCGTATTATTTTGGTTCGAAAGAACGTTTATTGGAATCTTTGCTTTTTTACAGAACTTCAGATCTAAAAAATCAATTGGATCATTTAATTGTAGAAGAATTAGCACCTATTGACAAAATCAATAAACTGATTGCCTTATACATCAATCGAATTAATAAAAACAAAGGTATTTATCGCATTATCCATTTTGAATTCAATTCGGAAAAAAGAGCCAAGAGTTTAGCTGCATTTGCAGAGTTAAAAAAAGGCAATCTTAAAACACTGGAAACCATCATTGCAGAAGGACAGAAAAAAGGAGTATTTAGAAAAGACATCATTGTTCCCCTTCTCACCCCAACAATTTTAGGAACCTTCTTTCATTTTCAAATGAACAAGCCCTTTTTTGAAGAAGTGCTTCAGTTAAAAACGAAAGAATCTTTTGAAAACTATATTACAAACGAATTAACAAATCACATTCAACAAACCATAAAAGCATTACTGATACATGAAGAAAATTAATCGATTCTTGCTCGTTGGACTATCCATTTTTGGGATAAACACCATAGCTGCTCAAGGAAAAAGAAGTCTGACACTAGAAGAGTCAGTTCATTTGGCTTGGGACAATAGTAACGAAGTAGGATTGGCAAATGCCAAGGTGCTCTCAAAGAAATACGAATTACAGTCGGCTAAGAACAATCAGTATCCTGAATTTAAAATTTCGGGACAATACCAACGATTGGCTAATGCGGCTATCGATTTAAAGTCAACACAAAATTCCAATTCTGGTACTTTGCCAATCGTTGACCAATTAATCATTGGACAAGCCAATGCAACTTTACCCATTTTTGCAGGATTTAAAGTGCAAAATAACATTCAGTTACACGACAATTTATACCAAGCTGAGGCAGCCAATACTTTGCATACTAAAGAAGAGGTGGCGATTCAAGTGATAAATTTGTATGCTCGTTTATTCAAAGCGCAAAAAACTATAGCACTTTTGAAAGAAAACCAAAAAAGAGCAGAACAACGTGCCTATGATTTTGGCGAATTAGAAAAAAATGAAATCATTGCTCGAAATGATTTATTGAAAGCACAATTGCAAGTCTCTAAAATCAAGTTATCGATTGTAGAAGAAATGAATCATGAAAATACCATCAACTTTCAATTAATCACTTTATTAAAACTCCCTGCGGGTACCCAATTAGAAATTCGGGAAAGTGATTTTGCTAATTTCAAAATGGACAATATCCCAACCAATGAAGAACCTGCATTAGCTAACCGAAAAGATTTGCAAGCCATTCAATTACAAGGAAAAGCAAGCAAAGTGAATGTCCAATTAGCCAAAGGGAATTATTACCCAACTATCAATTTTATTGGTGGTTATGTCATGTTAGATCTTAAAAATGTGGTAACGGTACAAAATGCAATGAACTTTGGTATGGGAATATCTTATGATTTGAGTTCTATTTTTAAAAATGATGCTGCAGTAAAATTAGCTGAAAGTAAACTGACTGAAATTAAAAATTCAGAAGCTATGCTAACGGATTATATCAAAATTGAAGTTCAAAAAGCAATAGAGGATTACCATTTGGCTATCCAACAAAATGAAGTTTATGCGGAATCCGTTGCGCAATCATCTGAAAATTACCGAATCATCAAAGACAAATACGATAACGGCTTAGCCAATACCAATGATTTATTAGAAGCCGACGTAGAACAACTAAGCGCCAATATTAATAAAACATTAGCCAAAGCCAATATCATTCAAAAATACTACGCCTTACTGAATGCAACAGGGCAATTAACTGCTACTTTCACTATTTCAAAACTATAATCAACCCCAGACATGGAAAAGAAAAATACCAATAAAAAGTTCATCACTATATTTTTAACACTAATCATTGTGGGTGGTTCTTATGGAACCTACAAATACCTACATGCACAATCCCACGAGCTAACCGATGATGCTCAGATTGAGAAAAAAATGAATCCGATTATCCCAAGAGTTTCAGGATATGTGGATAAAGTGTATGTAAAAGACAACGATTATGTAAAAAAAGGAGATACCTTATTTACAATTGATCAAAGAGACTTTAAAATTAAAATCGAAGAAGCCAAAGCTACTCTTGTTGCTGCCGAAAGTAGTTTTGAAGTATCAAAAGCCGATATTAGTGGTGCATTGGCTAGTATAGCCGTTTCTAATGCAAACGTACAATCAGCTGGAGGAAATATTGAAGCTGCAAAAATACGTTTAGGTCGCTTAACTAGTGATTATAACAGATACAACAATTTGTACAAAAATCATTCAATTACCAAACAACAGTACGAACAAGCTTTGGCTGCTAAACAAGAAGCAGAAACACAAGTACGCATTTTGCAACAACAAGAAAAAGCGAGTAGTTTCCAAAAATCAGTGATTGAAGCCAAATCAAAAGTATCTAACAAACAAACTGATGTTGCTGCTGCGAATATCAAAAGAGCCCAAGCGCAACTTGAAGCGGCTCAATTGAACTTAACGTATACAGTAATTACTGCGGCTATTGACGGACAAGTATCTAAAGTAGATATTCAACCAGGCCAATTGGTACAAGCAGGACAATCCTTGTTCCAAATTATCAATAATGCCTCGGCATGGGTGATTGCTAATTTCAAAGAAACGCAATTGAACAAAATGGTCGAAGGACAAAAAGTAACCATTAAAGTAGACGCTTATCCAGATTATGATTTCCAAGGAACCATAGCTTCTT
This sequence is a window from Flavobacterium ammoniigenes. Protein-coding genes within it:
- a CDS encoding anthranilate synthase component I family protein, whose translation is MKSFILNTHYKQILADTITPVSVYLKIRDKFPNSLLLESSDYHGNDNSFSYICCNPIASIKIENETIFKSYPDGSTEKIAIDATTDIPEVIQQFSGQFESEKNDFKFINNGLFGYISYDAVRYFEKVSIAKKENSNTIPDVYYAVYQNIIAINHFKNEAYIFCHSLDGKNNISEIEQLLQSRNIASYSFTKDGEGFSNLTDEEFKHNVALTKKHCYRGDVFQLVLSRRFTQGFKGDEFNVYRALRSINPSPYLFFFDYGDFKIFGSSPEAQIIVKDRKAEIHPIAGTFKRTGDDEKDAVLAKQLSEDKKENSEHVMLVDLARNDLSRNGHDVQVEKYREVQFFSHVIHLVSKVTGHLHDKASTMQVVADTFPAGTLSGAPKHRAMQLIEDYEKTNRNFYGGAIGFMDFKGNFNHAIMIRTFLSKNHQLHCQAGAGIVADSDEESEMQEVYNKLRALNTALDLAETI
- a CDS encoding anthranilate synthase component II gives rise to the protein MKKILVIDNYDSFTYNLVHYLEDLDCEVTVYRNDEFEMEEIARFDKILLSPGPGIPDEAGFLKQVIQQYGPTKSIFGVCLGQQAIGEVYGGTLSNLDKVYHGVATNVTKAVNDELLFEGLDNEFEVGRYHSWVVDTNLPDCLEATSFDANGQVMSLRHKTYDVRGVQFHPESVLTPNGKKMLENWVKA
- the trpD gene encoding anthranilate phosphoribosyltransferase; this encodes MKNILNRLINHELLSKEEAKNVLVNISNGAYNPSQIASFLTVYMMRSISIEELAGFREALLDLCIRVDLSAYNTIDLCGTGGDGKDTFNISTLASFVAAGAGIKVAKHGNYGVSSISGSSNVMEKMGIKFSNDAGFLEKCMEKAGICILHAPLFHPAMKNVGPIRKELGVKTFFNMLGPMVNPAFPQNQLVGVFNLELARMYAYLYQNTDRNFTILHSLDGYDEVSLTCPTKCITNTKELMLNPDDFGVRLLSQTEIEGGKTIEASAQLFTDIISGKGTEAQNNVVCANAAMAIATVTQCSPLEGFELAKESLFSGKGLQALKTLQELSK
- the trpC gene encoding indole-3-glycerol phosphate synthase TrpC, with amino-acid sequence MNILDKIIFDKRREVVLKKSIIPVSQLEASVFFEKQTISLSHNLRNSNSGIIAEHKRRSPSKAEINYGFTVEEVVKGYETAGACGISVLTDGKYFGGSLDDLLLARATVNIPLLRKEFIVDEYQILEAKAHGADLILLIAAVLSREEIKSLSEFAHRLGLEVLLEVHNQEELEKSIMPSLDMIGVNNRNLKTFEVSLDFSKELAAQIPNDFVKVSESGISSIEAITELKPYGYQGFLIGENFMKTDNAGQAAKEFIAQLK
- a CDS encoding phosphoribosylanthranilate isomerase, translating into MKLKICGMKYPDNILEVGTLLPDYMGFIFWEKSARYFDGTLPTLPQSIKKIGVFVNANKEEIEAQVLKHDLQAVQLHGQESVAFCHELKNTLANTTEIIKVFSVDDTFDFNQLEPFETVCDYFLFDTKGKLPGGNGTTFDWKVLEQYPSQKPFFLSGGIGLDEIDLVKQILKTDLPIIAIDVNSKFEIEAGLKNKEELDRFKQKINF
- the trpB gene encoding tryptophan synthase subunit beta, which produces MSYNVNEKGYYGEFGGAYIPEMLYPNVEELRQNYLKITAEPEFQAEFDDLLKEYVGRPTPLYFAKRLSEKYNTKVYLKREDLCHTGAHKVNNTIGQILLAKRLGKKRIIAETGAGQHGVATATVCALMGLECIVYMGEIDIKRQAPNVARMKMLGAEVRPAMSGSRTLKDATNEAIRDWINNPVDTYYIIGSVVGPHPYPDMVARFQSVISKEIKSQLLEKEGKENPDYVIACVGGGSNAAGAYYHFLDEKDVTIIAVEAAGLGVHSGESAATSALGKVGVIHGSKTLLMQTPDGQITEPYSISAGLDYPGVGPMHANLYATGRAQFISITDEQAMHWGLELSKLEGIIPAIETAHAFAVLDEMKFKPNDVVVINLSGRGDKDLNTYIDYFKL
- the trpA gene encoding tryptophan synthase subunit alpha, whose product is MNRINQKLQENKKILSIYFSAGYPSLNDTVQIIQDLEKSGVDMIEIGLPFSDPLADGPTIQASSTQALHNGMTTQVLFDQLKDIRKTVSIPLVIMGYFNPMLQYGVEEFCKKCAEIGIDGLIIPDLPVDVYADQYKATFEKYGLINIFLITPQTAEERIRFIDSVSDGFIYMVSSASVTGSLTGFGNTQENYFKRIAGMNLNNPQIIGFGINNAETFKQATQFAKGAIIGSAFINHLTQNGTGKIEEFVNGIR
- a CDS encoding TetR/AcrR family transcriptional regulator; protein product: MKSNFTDKQIHILEAAENLFADKGFEGTSIRDISKVAKINIAMISYYFGSKERLLESLLFYRTSDLKNQLDHLIVEELAPIDKINKLIALYINRINKNKGIYRIIHFEFNSEKRAKSLAAFAELKKGNLKTLETIIAEGQKKGVFRKDIIVPLLTPTILGTFFHFQMNKPFFEEVLQLKTKESFENYITNELTNHIQQTIKALLIHEEN
- a CDS encoding TolC family protein, which codes for MKKINRFLLVGLSIFGINTIAAQGKRSLTLEESVHLAWDNSNEVGLANAKVLSKKYELQSAKNNQYPEFKISGQYQRLANAAIDLKSTQNSNSGTLPIVDQLIIGQANATLPIFAGFKVQNNIQLHDNLYQAEAANTLHTKEEVAIQVINLYARLFKAQKTIALLKENQKRAEQRAYDFGELEKNEIIARNDLLKAQLQVSKIKLSIVEEMNHENTINFQLITLLKLPAGTQLEIRESDFANFKMDNIPTNEEPALANRKDLQAIQLQGKASKVNVQLAKGNYYPTINFIGGYVMLDLKNVVTVQNAMNFGMGISYDLSSIFKNDAAVKLAESKLTEIKNSEAMLTDYIKIEVQKAIEDYHLAIQQNEVYAESVAQSSENYRIIKDKYDNGLANTNDLLEADVEQLSANINKTLAKANIIQKYYALLNATGQLTATFTISKL
- a CDS encoding HlyD family secretion protein, giving the protein MEKKNTNKKFITIFLTLIIVGGSYGTYKYLHAQSHELTDDAQIEKKMNPIIPRVSGYVDKVYVKDNDYVKKGDTLFTIDQRDFKIKIEEAKATLVAAESSFEVSKADISGALASIAVSNANVQSAGGNIEAAKIRLGRLTSDYNRYNNLYKNHSITKQQYEQALAAKQEAETQVRILQQQEKASSFQKSVIEAKSKVSNKQTDVAAANIKRAQAQLEAAQLNLTYTVITAAIDGQVSKVDIQPGQLVQAGQSLFQIINNASAWVIANFKETQLNKMVEGQKVTIKVDAYPDYDFQGTIASFSPATGSRFSLLPPDNATGNFVKTIQRLPVKISLDTTNDPKKIQLLRPGMNADVDVHLQ